Genomic window (Saccharomyces cerevisiae S288C chromosome X, complete sequence):
aaattttccaattggTTGAAGTTGAACACTCTTATTTTAAAATCCGTTGATATGCTTTTAAAGtccatcattttcaatcatTCCAACGTTTTGGTTCATTGTTCTGACGGTTGGGACAGAACCAGTCAAGTTGTATCACTATTAGAAATTTGTTTGGATCCTTTCTATAGAACTTTTGAAGGTTTTATGATCCTAGTGGAAAAAGATTGGTGCTCTTTTGGTCACCGgtttttggaaagaagtGGTCATTTAAACTCTGATATTAGATTTCATGATAACACTATGCATTCCAACTTCAACGATGTGGATACCAATGGCGATGATCTTGACATAGGTGTTAACACTCAAGACGATTATgctgaagatgatgaaggaGGTGAAGATGAGACGAATTTAATTAATTTGAGTagaatttccaaaaaatttaacgaaaactttaaattgaacaagaaaagtCTAAAGTTCGTCTCCCCAGttttccaacaatttttAGACTGTGTATACCAACTTTTGACGCAAAACCCAGATCTATTTGAATTCAACGAAAGATTTTTAAGAAGACTAGTTTACCACTTGTATTCATGCCAATATGGAACATTCCTTTCCAATAGCGAGAAGGAGAAATTTCAACAGAATTTGCCAAACAAGACTAAAAGTGTCTGGGACTACTTCAGATCTAGAAGAAAGCAGTTCATAAATCCAAATTTCATacagagaaaaagaagcgGCATGAATGAGCACGATCAAAACcttgaagaggaagaaaaagtggAGTGGATTTCGCCGGATCTGAAGAAAGTCCAATGGTGGTGGCAGTTatatggaagaaaagattcaGAAATGAATGATGAATTACGCCATAAACGAGACTCAGTACCCATATCGGTGGATAAAAAGAGTAAAGAGCATAGTAATTCCGATGGCGGTAAGGGTTTAAATTTGTCaatttttggatttgatATGTTTAATAGAAAGTGATCTGGTTAACGGCAAAGAAGACAAATAAGTGAGTTAGTATTTTGCATACAATGATAGAAGTATAGAAAAGTTCAAGCATTTCTCCGTTGTTagtatacatatatatatattaatttTAATGAATAAGGGTACATATATTATGAGCATAACGAGTGGCCGATCGGCAAAGGGGCTTACAATTTTACAACACCAGATTTCCAACTAACACCACACCACTGAGATATTAGTATAGCCAATCCTCTCACTGCCTCCACAGTTTCCTTATCACAACCAATATTCAAGGCACCTTTCAAATGCCCACGCAATTGAGGATTAACATCTTGTGGAACCAAAGAAGCAATTATCACTAAACTTGTCTCTTGCGCAGATAGTATCTCATCAAAGGCAAACAAAGGGCCATATACATGGACCAGTGTATAATACCATAAGTCTGGGTACGAAGAGTTTAGATTGTTTACCACGCGGGTTGAGACTTTGTTGTATATTGAATTCCAATGCCGTAAGCCGTTCTGTATGGTATGATCTCTTTCCTGGATTGTCTTGTCATGCTTCCTTCTCATAGAGGTTTCCGAAAGGGGAGAACTGTTTCCCATGGCAGCCTCCCACGGGTCTATTGGGTCTAAGTGCGGTACTAAAATGTCCGGAGTAGTTTCCTTTAGCATAGTCAGGCCATTGATCGCTCTTGGAAGGCCGGCCAGAGGTCCTGTTTTAAGAATAACTTCTCTAAATTTTG
Coding sequences:
- the PXP2 gene encoding Pxp2p (Peroxisomal matrix protein with naturally active promoter; well-conserved in fungi; localized to peroxisomes under physiological growth conditions; levels of some amino acids are altered upon both knockout and overexpression, suggesting potential involvement of Pxp2p in amino acid metabolism or related cellular metabolic processes (needs further study); GFP-fusion protein displays inherent dual localization with large proportion localizing to cytosol), with the protein product MNQILNAQRLIQLSQFHPKLKNIWYLVAAATFSVCNEPQEIPKLYHYAMLLSNDNAHMYRFTLASQTIDLLRSELPMRKTLINENYQQPTFFQKQLTAKFREVILKTGPLAGLPRAINGLTMLKETTPDILVPHLDPIDPWEAAMGNSSPLSETSMRRKHDKTIQERDHTIQNGLRHWNSIYNKVSTRVVNNLNSSYPDLWYYTLVHVYGPLFAFDEILSAQETSLVIIASLVPQDVNPQLRGHLKGALNIGCDKETVEAVRGLAILISQWCGVSWKSGVVKL